One window of Streptomyces sp. FIT100 genomic DNA carries:
- a CDS encoding FCD domain-containing protein codes for MTVPDAPSFPPLTEADRATLLGWSAEPTGPLRTRSRIVLACADGLANAAVAKRLKVSPATVAKWRERYLRRGLEGLSDAPRPGRPRSAVREEAERSVAAALEAVRSGGPAPSTRSLSEALGLSQSTVARIWQQQERESPGRQVSDGVVRGRQARTPDRQAAPGLLPRQLLSDHVYSLLRRWIVSGELVPGQRLVESEIARRLGTSQAPAREALKRLAHEGLVNSLPHRGTFVAAVSEQQAQEVRDIRVMFEEYAARHATGRLAPEALRLLTADVDAMRRAAESGDIGDFRDADMSFHRNVCAACGNSALIRLWRTIEPSMWGLHVLGNPLYRGDWRAMAEHHAELLSALRSGEPDETAALFAAHAAGEASRYRRELNTPATPFEP; via the coding sequence GTGACCGTTCCCGATGCTCCGAGCTTTCCGCCCCTGACCGAGGCGGACCGGGCGACACTGCTGGGCTGGTCGGCGGAGCCGACCGGTCCGCTGCGGACGCGCAGCCGCATCGTCCTCGCCTGTGCCGACGGGCTGGCCAACGCGGCGGTCGCCAAACGGCTGAAGGTCAGCCCCGCGACGGTCGCCAAGTGGCGGGAGCGCTATCTGCGGCGGGGGCTGGAAGGGCTGTCCGACGCACCGCGCCCGGGGCGCCCGCGCAGCGCCGTGCGGGAGGAGGCGGAGCGGTCCGTCGCGGCCGCGCTGGAGGCGGTCCGTTCCGGAGGGCCGGCGCCGTCGACCCGTTCGCTGTCCGAGGCGCTCGGGCTTTCCCAGTCCACGGTCGCCCGGATCTGGCAGCAGCAGGAGCGGGAGTCGCCCGGCCGGCAGGTCTCGGACGGGGTGGTGAGGGGCCGTCAGGCCCGCACGCCCGACCGGCAGGCCGCCCCCGGACTGCTCCCCCGCCAACTGCTCTCCGATCATGTGTACTCGCTGCTGCGCCGCTGGATCGTCTCGGGCGAACTCGTCCCCGGCCAGCGCCTCGTCGAGTCGGAGATCGCCCGCCGGCTCGGCACCAGCCAGGCCCCCGCGCGTGAGGCGCTCAAACGCCTGGCGCACGAGGGACTGGTGAACTCGCTGCCGCACCGGGGTACGTTCGTCGCCGCGGTCTCCGAGCAGCAGGCGCAGGAGGTGCGCGACATCCGCGTGATGTTCGAGGAGTACGCGGCCCGTCATGCGACCGGGCGGCTGGCACCGGAGGCGCTGCGGCTGCTCACCGCTGACGTGGACGCGATGCGCCGCGCGGCGGAGAGCGGCGACATCGGGGACTTCCGCGACGCCGACATGTCCTTCCACCGCAATGTCTGCGCCGCCTGCGGGAATTCCGCGCTGATCCGCCTGTGGCGCACGATCGAGCCCAGCATGTGGGGCCTGCACGTGCTGGGCAATCCGCTCTACCGCGGCGACTGGCGGGCGATGGCCGAGCACCACGCGGAGCTGCTGTCCGCCCTGCGGTCGGGCGAGCCGGACGAGACCGCCGCGCTGTTCGCCGCCCACGCGGCGGGCGAGGCGTCCCGCTACCGGCGCGAACTGAACACGCCCGCAACGCCGTTCGAACCCTGA
- a CDS encoding glycoside hydrolase family 28 protein — MASPARRKVLALGALAAGALPLIGATGTTRALAHSPRTTGSRSTPRFPDAWFPITDYGAVGDATTDCTGALRTAVAACHAAGGGHVLVPAGRWATGAIHLLSGVDLHVAEGATLLFSTDPAAYLPVVRTRWQGVEAYNYSPLIYAYRQHDIAVTGRGVLDAQSDKAHWWPWKGSGQYGWQPGMPHERDDWGHLEQWGATGVPLAERVFGEGHYLRPSFVQPHSCRNVLIEGVTLRNSPFWNIHPVLSSDITVQDVTVECQGPNSDGCNPDSCRNVTIRRTTFATHDDCIAIKSGRDQDGWRVGVPSRNILVEDCVYVSGNAAVAIGSEMSGGVSDVRVRRLYIPRDESLDEESVACVLNVKSTPTRGGYVRDVRVTDVHAPAWMYVPFEVTFQYAGGTSGDAFADVSRLSAERWYVGGPCEYPIRIRAREEAPVRDVRLGDLSFRNAAQEPLFQSVTGLSLRDVVVNHPVEGS, encoded by the coding sequence ATGGCCAGTCCCGCACGCAGAAAGGTCCTCGCACTCGGCGCACTCGCGGCAGGTGCGCTCCCGCTGATCGGCGCCACCGGCACCACCCGCGCCCTCGCGCACTCCCCCCGCACCACGGGCAGCAGGAGCACTCCCCGCTTCCCGGACGCCTGGTTCCCCATCACCGACTACGGCGCGGTCGGCGACGCCACGACCGACTGCACCGGCGCCCTGCGCACCGCCGTCGCGGCCTGCCACGCGGCGGGCGGAGGCCACGTCCTGGTCCCCGCCGGCCGCTGGGCCACCGGCGCGATCCATCTGCTGAGCGGTGTCGACCTGCATGTCGCCGAGGGCGCCACGCTGCTGTTCTCCACCGACCCGGCCGCCTACCTCCCCGTCGTCCGCACCCGCTGGCAGGGCGTCGAGGCGTACAACTACTCGCCCCTCATCTACGCCTACCGACAGCACGACATCGCCGTCACCGGACGCGGAGTCCTCGACGCGCAGAGCGACAAGGCGCACTGGTGGCCGTGGAAGGGCTCGGGGCAGTACGGCTGGCAGCCCGGCATGCCCCACGAGCGAGACGACTGGGGGCACTTGGAGCAGTGGGGAGCGACCGGGGTCCCGCTCGCGGAGCGGGTCTTCGGCGAGGGCCACTACCTGCGGCCGAGCTTCGTCCAGCCGCACTCCTGCCGCAACGTCCTCATCGAGGGCGTCACGCTGCGCAACTCCCCGTTCTGGAACATCCATCCGGTGCTGAGCAGCGACATCACCGTGCAGGACGTCACCGTCGAATGCCAGGGCCCCAACAGCGACGGCTGCAACCCGGACTCCTGCCGGAACGTCACCATCCGCCGCACCACCTTCGCCACGCACGACGACTGCATCGCCATCAAGTCCGGCCGGGACCAGGACGGCTGGCGGGTCGGCGTGCCGTCCAGGAACATCCTCGTCGAGGACTGCGTGTACGTAAGCGGCAACGCCGCGGTGGCGATCGGCAGCGAGATGAGCGGCGGGGTCTCCGACGTGCGCGTCCGCAGGCTGTACATCCCGCGCGACGAGTCCCTCGACGAGGAGAGCGTCGCCTGCGTGCTCAACGTCAAGTCCACGCCCACCAGGGGTGGTTACGTACGCGACGTCCGGGTGACGGACGTGCACGCCCCGGCCTGGATGTACGTCCCGTTCGAGGTGACCTTCCAGTACGCGGGCGGCACGTCCGGCGACGCCTTCGCGGACGTGTCCCGGCTGTCGGCCGAGCGCTGGTACGTCGGCGGCCCCTGCGAGTACCCGATCCGCATCCGGGCACGCGAGGAGGCACCCGTGCGCGACGTACGACTCGGTGACCTCTCGTTCCGCAACGCCGCACAGGAACCGCTCTTCCAGTCGGTCACCGGACTGTCCCTGCGCGATGTCGTCGTCAACCACCCTGTGGAGGGCTCATGA
- a CDS encoding Gfo/Idh/MocA family protein, whose amino-acid sequence MTVSTPSRAAVVGTGSRAQMFTAALARRPQLQVAALCDPNPVRIAHHQQLLKEAGEPEAAAWTPDEFERRLRSDGIDEVVVTTVDALHDAYIVPALRAGCRVVTEKPMTTDAARCRRILDEVEATGNHLAVAFNYRFNPVHETVRRLLAEGAVGEVLSVHFEWLLDVRHGADYFRRWHREKDKSGGLMVHKASHHFDLVNWWLGARPREVFGYGRLGFYGREAGERSGYRRDYERAHGAAAAENDPFALPLTENDALRSLYLDAETVDGYHRDRNVFGDGITIEDDMAVLVRYDTGATMTYHLTAYAPWEGYRVMFNGTGGRLELEVEESRWQPARLRTTSGKGAIHGDKALANAGGPRILLRPLWEAPREVELPPYDHAGHGGGDERMLTLLYGPADPSAPADTGAAAEHVATEVDGALALLTGLAANESFATGGPVRTGALLSVPGA is encoded by the coding sequence ATGACCGTCAGCACCCCGTCCCGCGCCGCCGTGGTGGGCACCGGCTCCCGGGCCCAGATGTTCACGGCGGCCCTCGCCCGGCGCCCGCAGCTGCAGGTGGCCGCGTTGTGCGACCCCAACCCGGTACGGATCGCGCACCACCAGCAGCTGCTGAAGGAAGCGGGCGAACCGGAGGCGGCGGCCTGGACGCCCGACGAGTTCGAGCGCAGGCTCCGCTCCGACGGCATCGACGAAGTGGTCGTCACGACGGTGGACGCGCTGCACGACGCGTACATCGTGCCCGCGCTGCGGGCGGGCTGCCGGGTTGTCACGGAGAAGCCGATGACCACGGACGCGGCCCGCTGCCGCCGCATCCTCGACGAGGTCGAGGCCACCGGGAACCATCTCGCGGTCGCCTTCAACTACCGCTTCAACCCCGTCCACGAGACCGTCCGCCGGCTGCTGGCCGAGGGCGCCGTCGGCGAGGTCCTCTCCGTCCACTTCGAGTGGCTGCTCGACGTACGCCACGGCGCCGACTACTTCCGCCGGTGGCACCGCGAGAAGGACAAGAGCGGCGGGCTGATGGTCCACAAGGCGAGCCACCACTTCGACCTGGTCAACTGGTGGCTGGGGGCCCGGCCGCGGGAGGTCTTCGGCTACGGACGACTCGGCTTCTACGGCCGGGAGGCGGGCGAGCGCTCCGGCTACCGGCGCGACTACGAGCGCGCACACGGCGCGGCAGCCGCCGAGAACGACCCCTTCGCGCTGCCGCTCACCGAGAACGACGCCCTGCGCTCGCTCTACCTCGACGCCGAGACCGTCGACGGCTACCACCGCGACCGCAACGTCTTCGGCGACGGCATCACCATCGAGGACGACATGGCGGTGCTGGTCCGCTACGACACCGGCGCGACCATGACGTACCACCTCACCGCCTACGCCCCCTGGGAGGGCTACCGGGTGATGTTCAACGGCACCGGCGGCCGCCTGGAGCTGGAGGTCGAGGAGAGCCGCTGGCAGCCGGCCCGCCTGCGCACCACCTCGGGCAAGGGAGCCATCCACGGCGACAAGGCCCTCGCCAACGCCGGCGGCCCCCGCATCCTGCTGCGCCCGCTGTGGGAGGCGCCGCGCGAGGTGGAGCTGCCGCCGTACGACCACGCGGGGCACGGCGGCGGAGACGAACGGATGCTGACCCTGCTCTACGGCCCGGCCGACCCGTCGGCCCCCGCCGACACCGGCGCCGCCGCGGAGCACGTCGCGACGGAGGTCGACGGGGCGCTGGCGCTGCTGACGGGGCTCGCGGCGAACGAGTCGTTCGCGACCGGGGGGCCGGTGCGGACGGGCGCGCTGCTGTCGGTCCCGGGTGCGTGA
- a CDS encoding rhamnogalacturonan acetylesterase: MTTTLYIAGDSTAARKKAAHAPQAGWGMALPLFLHRDLDVRNHAVDGRSSRSFADEERLAGILDAVRPGDVVLVQFGHNDQKTEDPTRHTEPWTTYQGFLRRYVEGARARGARPVLLTSVERRAFDPEGNAVPTHGEYPAAMRALAQEEGVPLLDIQALSLALWGKLGAEETKRYFHWTATTRDDTHFNPPGAIAVARLVAAGLLSEGILAPGDVRRLGEEIPASWITWPTAAS, from the coding sequence ATGACCACCACCCTGTACATAGCGGGCGACTCCACCGCCGCGCGGAAGAAGGCCGCCCACGCCCCGCAGGCCGGCTGGGGCATGGCCCTGCCGCTCTTCCTCCACAGGGACCTGGATGTCCGCAATCACGCGGTGGACGGCCGCAGTTCGAGGAGCTTCGCCGACGAGGAGCGGCTCGCCGGGATCCTGGACGCCGTCCGGCCCGGCGATGTCGTCCTCGTCCAGTTCGGCCACAACGACCAGAAGACGGAGGACCCCACCCGCCACACCGAGCCCTGGACGACGTACCAGGGCTTTCTGCGCCGGTACGTCGAGGGGGCGAGGGCCCGCGGGGCACGCCCCGTGCTGCTCACCTCGGTGGAGCGCCGCGCGTTCGACCCCGAGGGCAACGCGGTGCCCACGCACGGCGAGTACCCGGCCGCCATGCGGGCCCTCGCCCAGGAGGAGGGTGTCCCCCTGCTCGACATCCAGGCGCTGTCCCTCGCGCTCTGGGGGAAGCTCGGTGCCGAGGAGACGAAGAGGTACTTCCACTGGACCGCGACGACGCGGGACGACACCCACTTCAATCCGCCGGGCGCGATCGCCGTCGCCCGCCTCGTCGCGGCCGGGCTGCTGAGCGAGGGCATCCTCGCGCCCGGTGACGTACGCCGCCTGGGCGAGGAGATCCCGGCGTCCTGGATCACCTGGCCCACGGCGGCGTCGTAG
- a CDS encoding Gfo/Idh/MocA family protein: MSMSTAPRRAPLPVVLAGGRGHGRHHLKNIRRLQDRGLVRLVGVCEPRRLSDQELDGFEAPRQSADFAALLESTGAAVAVVSTPIHTHTELALLAAERGVHILLEKPPAPSFAEFRRMADGVTAAGVACQIGFQTLGSGAVPAIRALIAEGAIGEVLGVGAAGAWVREEAYYHRAPWAGLRRLDGAEVIDGALTNPLAHAVSTALAIDGSIGVDDTAEIETELFRAYDIEADDTSCVRITTARGSRVTVAATLCAERSAEAYVVVHGERGRITCWFNRDRVLLERSGHEDVETVYGRTDLLENLVEHVTAGAPLLAPPESSGAFMRVVEAIRTSPDPAELPPGSWRVATDGGAAADGGARRRVVPGIDALVAESAETLSLYSELGAPWALTTRVVGA, from the coding sequence ATGTCCATGTCCACCGCTCCGCGCCGCGCCCCGCTGCCGGTCGTCCTGGCCGGCGGCCGCGGCCACGGCCGCCATCACCTGAAGAACATCCGCCGCCTCCAGGACCGGGGGCTCGTGCGGCTCGTCGGGGTCTGCGAGCCGCGGCGCCTCAGCGACCAGGAGCTCGACGGCTTCGAAGCGCCGCGGCAGTCGGCGGACTTCGCCGCGCTCCTGGAGTCCACGGGTGCGGCGGTCGCCGTCGTCAGCACCCCCATTCACACCCACACGGAGCTGGCGCTCCTCGCCGCCGAGCGCGGGGTGCACATCCTTCTGGAGAAGCCGCCCGCGCCGTCGTTCGCGGAATTCCGGCGGATGGCGGACGGAGTCACCGCCGCCGGGGTGGCATGCCAGATCGGTTTCCAGACGCTCGGCTCGGGCGCCGTGCCGGCGATCCGGGCGCTGATCGCCGAGGGGGCGATCGGTGAGGTGCTGGGGGTCGGCGCGGCCGGTGCATGGGTGCGCGAGGAGGCGTACTACCACCGGGCGCCCTGGGCCGGGCTCAGACGCCTGGACGGGGCCGAGGTGATCGACGGGGCGCTCACGAATCCACTGGCGCACGCCGTTTCCACCGCGCTCGCCATCGACGGGAGCATCGGAGTCGATGACACGGCGGAGATCGAGACCGAACTGTTCCGGGCCTACGACATCGAGGCCGACGACACCTCGTGCGTACGGATCACGACGGCGCGCGGCAGCCGGGTGACCGTCGCCGCGACGCTGTGCGCCGAGCGGTCCGCCGAGGCGTATGTGGTCGTGCACGGCGAGCGGGGCAGGATCACGTGCTGGTTCAACCGGGACCGTGTGCTGCTGGAACGGTCGGGACACGAGGACGTGGAGACGGTGTACGGCAGGACGGACCTGTTGGAGAACCTCGTCGAGCATGTGACGGCGGGCGCGCCACTGCTGGCCCCGCCCGAGTCCTCCGGCGCGTTCATGCGGGTGGTCGAGGCGATCCGGACCTCACCCGACCCCGCGGAGCTGCCGCCCGGCTCATGGCGGGTCGCAACCGACGGTGGCGCGGCGGCTGACGGCGGTGCGCGGCGCCGGGTCGTGCCCGGGATCGACGCCCTGGTCGCCGAGAGTGCCGAGACCCTCTCCCTCTACTCGGAACTCGGCGCCCCCTGGGCGCTCACCACACGGGTGGTGGGCGCATGA
- a CDS encoding pectinesterase family protein: MRWLRPITALVAAVALPLAVPPPAQADRTPVPAAGRPAAPVLAPQGPDRPVCTDTPLRLTFDKPPRLGSSGQLQVHHADGTLVDVVDLADPGTRQRGIGGALTDYGEVHRWTYEPVVVDGRTASVYLHYVLDPGQEYYVTVDEGFFRGQAAIDDRETWRFRTQDGPRPGASRLTVGGAGGADFCTVQGAVDFVPEHNTAPVRIEVAPGTYREIVYVAQTKPHITVSGAGPGPAGTVIGYPNNSVLNGDAAMSDVPARQSYCPRRVLPQPDRFNCWRAAFGVDADDFRLENATIHNTTPDGGSQAEAFRGNGDRIVLDRVRILSYQDSLRLQGRAFVTDSYIEGDVDFVWGTGGVYVQDSELKSLDIGYVSQIRNGEGGPGNVFVRTRLTRADTVPDGSVLLGRIDKRFPASQVVFLDSVMDAHIAPVGWGISDGDCTTVTQLRFWEHGSRDPSGDPVDTSGRLACSHQLDMEEAEVWRDPATLLGGWDPRPATHDSRTTTDGR, encoded by the coding sequence ATGCGATGGTTGCGCCCTATCACGGCTCTCGTGGCGGCGGTGGCACTGCCGTTGGCGGTCCCCCCACCCGCACAGGCCGACCGGACCCCCGTACCGGCCGCCGGACGCCCGGCGGCTCCCGTGCTCGCGCCGCAGGGACCCGACCGGCCCGTCTGCACGGACACACCGCTGCGGCTCACCTTCGACAAGCCACCGCGCCTCGGCAGTTCGGGCCAGCTGCAGGTGCACCACGCCGACGGCACACTCGTCGACGTCGTCGACCTCGCCGATCCCGGCACGCGGCAGCGCGGCATCGGCGGCGCCCTCACCGACTACGGCGAGGTCCACCGCTGGACCTACGAACCCGTGGTCGTCGACGGCAGGACCGCGTCGGTGTACCTGCACTACGTCCTGGACCCGGGCCAGGAGTACTACGTCACCGTGGACGAGGGCTTCTTCCGGGGCCAGGCCGCCATCGACGACCGCGAGACCTGGCGGTTCCGCACCCAGGACGGGCCGCGCCCCGGCGCCTCCCGGCTCACCGTGGGCGGCGCCGGCGGCGCCGACTTCTGCACCGTCCAGGGCGCCGTCGACTTCGTCCCCGAGCACAACACCGCACCGGTCCGTATCGAGGTCGCGCCCGGCACGTACCGCGAGATCGTCTACGTCGCGCAGACGAAGCCGCACATCACGGTGAGCGGCGCCGGACCCGGCCCCGCGGGCACCGTGATCGGCTACCCGAACAACAGCGTGCTCAACGGCGACGCGGCCATGTCGGACGTACCCGCCCGGCAGAGCTACTGCCCGCGGCGCGTGCTGCCCCAGCCGGACCGGTTCAACTGCTGGCGCGCGGCCTTCGGCGTCGACGCCGACGACTTCCGGCTGGAGAACGCCACCATCCACAACACCACACCGGACGGCGGCTCCCAGGCCGAAGCCTTCCGCGGCAACGGCGACCGGATCGTCCTCGACCGGGTCCGGATCCTCAGCTATCAGGACAGCCTGCGGCTCCAGGGACGCGCCTTCGTGACCGACAGCTACATCGAGGGCGACGTCGACTTCGTCTGGGGGACCGGCGGGGTCTACGTCCAGGACAGCGAGCTGAAGTCGCTGGACATCGGGTACGTCAGCCAGATCCGCAACGGCGAGGGCGGACCGGGCAACGTCTTCGTCCGCACCCGGCTGACACGGGCGGACACCGTACCCGACGGCAGTGTCCTGCTCGGCCGGATCGACAAGCGCTTCCCGGCGAGCCAGGTCGTCTTCCTCGACTCCGTCATGGACGCCCATATCGCCCCCGTGGGCTGGGGGATCAGCGACGGTGACTGCACGACCGTGACGCAGCTGCGCTTCTGGGAGCACGGCAGCAGGGATCCGTCGGGGGACCCGGTGGACACGAGCGGGCGCCTCGCCTGCTCGCACCAACTCGACATGGAGGAAGCCGAGGTGTGGCGCGACCCGGCGACACTCCTCGGCGGATGGGACCCACGACCCGCGACCCACGACTCGCGCACGACGACGGACGGAAGGTGA